Part of the Streptomyces sp. NBC_01353 genome, GCACCCGCCGGCGGGGCGTCCAGGAGTGCGAGCCCTACCGCCGTGGGGTCGCCCCAGCACGCCGTCCGCAGGGCGAACGAGGCCAGGTCCGCGATCTCGATCTCGGGGGAGGGGAAGCGCGCTCGCCGTCCGTCGTCCGCCTCCGCCCAGCAGCGGTACACCATCCCGAACCCCTCCCGGCCGGAGCGGCCCGAGCGCTGTGTCGCGCCCGCGATCGACACCGGAACCGTGGCCAGCGACCCGAGGCCCCGGGCGTGGTCCATCCGCGGCTCCCGCGCCAGACCCGAGTCCACGACGATCCGCACCCCCGGCACGGTGAGGCTCGACTCCGCCACGGCGGTCGCGAGGATCACCCGCCGCCGCCCACCCGGCTCCGCCCCGCGCAGCACCGTGTCCTGGACCGCCGCCGGGGCCCGCCCGTGCAGCTGGAGCACGTCGGCGTCGAGGTCCGCCAGCATCCCCGCCGTGCGCGCGATCTCTCCCGTGCCGGGAAGGAAGCAGAGGACGTCGCCCTCGTGGCGCTCGCAGGCAAGCCGGACCGTCGCCGCCACATGACGCAGAAGGCCGGGATCCACCCAGGTACCGTGCGCCGGCCGGAGCCCGGCGGGCGGTGCGGCGAAGAGGACGCGGTACCCGTGCCCCTCCCCCTTGCCCCACACGATCGGCGCCGGACCGGTGCCGTCCAGGACCGTGAGGAGCTGGGACCACGCCTCGGCGTCGCTGGTGGCCGAGGCGGCGATCAGCTTCAGCTCGGGCCGCAGCGTGGCGCGCACGTCCACCAGGAACGCCAGCGCCGTGTCCGCGTCCAGATGGCGCTCGTGGCACTCGTCGAGCAGCACCACGTCCACACCTGCCAGCTCCGGATCGCGCTGGAGCCGCTGGAGGAGGACACCCGTCGTCACCACCTCGACGCGGGTCGCGGGCCCGGCCCTGCGCTCGCCGCGCACCGAGAAGCCGACGGCCTCGCCGACCTCCTGGCCCAGCAGCCACGCCATCCGCCGGGCCGCCGCCCGCACCGCCATCCGGCGCGGTTCGGCCACGAGCACCCGCCGCCGTCGCCCGTCCCCTATAAGACCCGCGAGCGCGAGGGGCACCAGCGTGGTCTTGCCGGTGCCGGGAGGCGCGTACAGCACCGCCGTGCCGCGCTCCTCGAGTGCGGTGAGCAGCTCGGGGACGGCATGGCGGACGGGGAGACGGTCGAGTGCGTCGTGTCGGATCACGCACTCAGTCTCGTACGTCCTCGCCGGCGCCGTGCCCGGCTGTCCACAGGCCCCGTCCTCTCATATGACAAGTGGGGCTCGCGGGGCCGCTGGGGCCGTTGCGCCCGTCAGTCCCTCTCGCACACGAAGATCGCCGTGCCCGGGATCAGATTCCCCCGCAGCGGGGACCAGCCGCCCCACTCCTGGTTGTTCCACGCCGGCCACTCCGGCTCCACGAGATCCACCAGCCGGAAACCGCCGGCCACCACGTCGCGTACCCGATCGCCGATCGTCCTGTGGTGCTCCACGTAGACGGCGCGCCCCTGCTCGTCCTGCTCCACATAAGGAGTGCGGTCGAAATAGGAGGAGGCGATCGACAGCCCTTCCGGGCCGGGCTCGTCCGGGAACGCCCAGCGGATCGGATGTGTCACCGAGAAGACCCACCGGCCGCCCGGCCGCAGCACCCGGCGCACTTCGCGGAACACCTTCACCGGGTCGGCCACGAACGGCACCGCGCCGTACGCCGAGCACGCGAGGTCGAAGGACCCGTCGAGGAAGGGCAGCGCTCCCGCGTCCGCCTCGACCAGGGGAACGTCCTCCCCGATCCGCAGCGCGTGCTGGAGCTGTCGGTGGGAGAGGTCGAGCGCCACCGGCCGCGCACCCTGTGCCGCCAGCCAGCGCGAGCACTGCGCGGCCCCCGCGCCGATCTCCAGGACGTCCAGCCCCTTCAGCGCGCCGGCAGGTCCGAGCAGTCCGGCCTCGGCCTCGTCGAGACCCTCCGGACCCCAGATGAACCGGTCGTCCCCGAGGAAGGCTCCGTGGTCGTTCTGGTACTCGTCCGCGTTCCGGTCCCACCACCCGCGACTCGCCCGGCTGCTCTCCGCATCGTCCGCGTCACGCCGGGTCGCCTCCGGCTCCTCGTCGACTCCGTCTTCCTGTTCGTACTCTTGGTTCATCTCGCCCGTCGATGTAGTTTGCGCTCAGCGCGGCTGCGCCACCCCGGCCGGATGGCCTGGGGGGACATGAGTTGTGCCGGTTATGCGGTGATTCGCCCCTGGTGCGCGCTTCGCGCATTGACCCTGTCCGGCTGCCCCCGTATGCTAAAGGTTGCGCTGCGGGCCTGCGCGCCTCAGACGGAGCAGGCCGCGCTCGCACGGTTGTATGTCCCCTCGGTTCTCGAGGCGCCCCACCGTTCAGTCGGGAAGGCGCTTCATTGGCTGTCCGGCTTCTTCGGTGCGATACGGGCTCACGGCGTAGCAGTACCTACGACTTTCTGTCCGTAACCGGAGCCCTTTCCCACATGACGAGCAGCACCGAGACCACCGCCACCAGCACCACCCCGCAGGTTGCGGTCAACGACATCGGTAACGAGGAAGCCTTCCTCGCCGCGATCGACGAGACGATCAAGTACTTCAACGACGGCGACATCGTCGACGGCGTCATCGTGAAGGTCGACCGGGACGAGGTCCTGCTCGACATCGGTTACAAGACCGAAGGTGTCATCCCGAGCCGCGAGCTCTCGATCAAGCACGACGTCGACCCGAACGAGGTCGTCAAGGTCGGCGACGAGATCGAGGCCCTGGTCCTTCAGAAGGAGGACAAGGAAGGCCGCCTGATCCTCTCGAAGAAGCGTGCCCAGTACGAGCGCGCCTGGGGCACCATCGAGAAGATCAAGGAAGAGGACGGCATCGTCACCGGTACCGTCATCGAGGTCGTCAAGGGTGGTCTCATCCTCGACATCGGCCTCCGTGGCTTCCTGCCGGCCTCTCTCGTCGAGATGCGTCGCGTCCGCGACCTCCAGCCCTACGTGGGCAAGGAGCTCGAGGCGAAGATCATCGAGCTGGACAAGAACCGCAACAACGTGGTCCTGTCCCGCCGCGCCTGGCTGGAGCAGACCCAGTCCGAGGTTCGCCAGACCTTCCTCACGACCCTCCAGAAGGGTCAGGTCCGCTCCGGCGTCGTGTCCTCGATCGTCAACTTCGGTGCCTTCGTGGACCTGGGTGGCGTCGACGGTCTCGTGCACGTCTCCGAGCTCTCCTGGAAGCACATCGACCACCCGTCCGAGGTTGTCGAGGTCGGCCAGGAGGTCACCGTCGAGGTTCTCGACGTGGACATGGACCGCGAGCGTGTCTCCCTGTCGCTGAAGGCGACGCAGGAGGACCCGTGGCAGCAGTTCGCCCGCACGCACCAGATCGGTCAGGTCGTCCCGGGCAAGGTCACCAAGCTGGTTCCGTTCGGTGCATTCGTCCGCGTGGACGAGGGCATCGAGGGTCTGGTCCACATCTCCGAGCTGGCCGAGCGCCACGTGGAGATCCCGGAGCAGGTCGTCCAGGTCAACGACGAGATCTTCGTCAAGGTCATCGACATCGACCTCGAGCGTCGCCGGATCTCGCTGTCCCTGAAGCAGGCCAACGAGTCCTTCGGTGCCGACCCGGCGTCGGTCGAGTTCGACCCGACCCTGTACGGCATGGCCGCGTCCTACGACGACCAGGGCAACTACATCTACCCCGAGGGCTTCGACCCCGAGACCAACGACTGGCTCGAGGGCTACGAGACCCAGCGCGAGGCCTGGGAGACCCAGTACGCCGAGGCGCAGCAGCGCTTCGAGCAGCACCAGGCTCAGGTCATCAAGTCCCGCGAGGCCGACGAGGCCGCCGCTGCCGAGGGTGGCGCCGCCGCTCCGGCCGGTGCCCCGGCGGGCGTCTCGGGTGGTTCGTACTCCTCGGAGTCGGACGACAACTCCGGCGCCCTGGCGTCGGACGAGGCCCTGGCTGCCCTGCGCGAGAAGCTGGCCGGCGGCCAGAGCTGAATCGGCTCTGCTGCTAGGCACTAGCTAGCCAACGATCGAGGCCCGCTCCCCTTCGGGGGAGCGGGCCTCAGTCGTTCCCGGGTCCCGCGTCGTCCCACGCGCGCGTGCCCGCCCGCTGACACTCCGTTCACGAAAACCGGTGCCGGGGGAATGACCGTGCGTCGCAGGGCGTTCTTTCCTACGAACGCGAGGAGGAGCGGTAATCGTGCTTGATCCCCAGGATTTGTACGAATGGGACCAGAAGGGCCTGGCCGTCGTGGACATGGCCCTGGCGCAGGAGTCGGCCGGGTTGGTCATGCTGTACCACTTCGACGGCTACATCGACGCGGGTGAGACCGGCGACCAGATCGTCGAACGCCTGCTGGACACGCTGCCGCACCAGGTCGTGGCCCGCTTCGACCACGACCGGCTCGTCGACTACCGCGCCCGTAGGCCGCTGCTCACCTTCCGCCGAGACCGCTGGACGGCGTACGAGACGCCCGCCATCGACGTCCGGCTCGTCCAGGACGCCACCGGCGCGCCCTTCCTGCTGCTCTCCGGCCCCGAGCCGGACGTGGAGTGGGAGCGCTTCTCGACCGCCGTCCGCCAGATCGTCGAGCGGCTCGGCGTGCGTCTGTCCGTGAACTTCCACGGCATCCCCATGGGGGTACCGCACACCCGCCCCGTCGGCCTCACCCCGCACGGCAGCCGTACGGACCTGATGCCCGGCCACCGCAGCCCCTTCGACGAGGCCCAGGTGCCCGGCAGCGCCGAGTCGCTCGTCGAGTTCCGGCTCACGGAGTCCGGACACGACACGCTCGGTGTCGCGGCACATGTCCCGCACTATGTCGCCCGCTCGTCGTACCCGGACGCCGCACTGACCGCCCTGGAGGCCATCACGGCCGCCACCGGGCTCGTGCTGCCCGGTGTCGCGCACGCGCTGCGCACGGAGGCCAGGCGGACCCAGACCGAGATCGAGCGCCAGATCGGCGAGGGCGACGAGGAGCTGACGGCCCTGGTCCAGGGCCTTGAGCACCAGTACGACGCGGTGGCCGGCGCCGAGACCCGGGGCAGCCTGGTCGCGGAGCCCGTGGACCTGCCGTCCGCGGACGAGCTGGGCCGCGAGTTCGAACGCTTCCTCGCGGAGCGGGAAGGCGACGCATAGCCCCGGCGGGCCGGGGGAGCCCCAGGGGTCCTAAGCTGCCGCACATGCTGAAGGTGGGCCTGACCGGCGGTATCGGCGCCGGCAAGAGTGAAGTGTCGCGGCTGCTCGTCTCGTACGGCGCCGTGCTGATCGATGCCGACAAGATCGCTCGCGAGGTCGTCGAGCCCGGGACGCCCGGGCTCGCGGCCGTCGTGGAGGCGTTCGGGCAGGAGATCCTGACCGACGAGGGCACCCTGGACCGGCCGAAGCTCGGTTCGATCGTCTTCGCCGACGCCGACCGGCTGGCCACCCTGAACGCCATCGTCCATCCCCTCGTCGGCGCCCGCTCCGCCGAGCTGG contains:
- a CDS encoding class I SAM-dependent methyltransferase; this translates as MNQEYEQEDGVDEEPEATRRDADDAESSRASRGWWDRNADEYQNDHGAFLGDDRFIWGPEGLDEAEAGLLGPAGALKGLDVLEIGAGAAQCSRWLAAQGARPVALDLSHRQLQHALRIGEDVPLVEADAGALPFLDGSFDLACSAYGAVPFVADPVKVFREVRRVLRPGGRWVFSVTHPIRWAFPDEPGPEGLSIASSYFDRTPYVEQDEQGRAVYVEHHRTIGDRVRDVVAGGFRLVDLVEPEWPAWNNQEWGGWSPLRGNLIPGTAIFVCERD
- the rpsA gene encoding 30S ribosomal protein S1, with protein sequence MTSSTETTATSTTPQVAVNDIGNEEAFLAAIDETIKYFNDGDIVDGVIVKVDRDEVLLDIGYKTEGVIPSRELSIKHDVDPNEVVKVGDEIEALVLQKEDKEGRLILSKKRAQYERAWGTIEKIKEEDGIVTGTVIEVVKGGLILDIGLRGFLPASLVEMRRVRDLQPYVGKELEAKIIELDKNRNNVVLSRRAWLEQTQSEVRQTFLTTLQKGQVRSGVVSSIVNFGAFVDLGGVDGLVHVSELSWKHIDHPSEVVEVGQEVTVEVLDVDMDRERVSLSLKATQEDPWQQFARTHQIGQVVPGKVTKLVPFGAFVRVDEGIEGLVHISELAERHVEIPEQVVQVNDEIFVKVIDIDLERRRISLSLKQANESFGADPASVEFDPTLYGMAASYDDQGNYIYPEGFDPETNDWLEGYETQREAWETQYAEAQQRFEQHQAQVIKSREADEAAAAEGGAAAPAGAPAGVSGGSYSSESDDNSGALASDEALAALREKLAGGQS
- a CDS encoding PAC2 family protein, with amino-acid sequence MLDPQDLYEWDQKGLAVVDMALAQESAGLVMLYHFDGYIDAGETGDQIVERLLDTLPHQVVARFDHDRLVDYRARRPLLTFRRDRWTAYETPAIDVRLVQDATGAPFLLLSGPEPDVEWERFSTAVRQIVERLGVRLSVNFHGIPMGVPHTRPVGLTPHGSRTDLMPGHRSPFDEAQVPGSAESLVEFRLTESGHDTLGVAAHVPHYVARSSYPDAALTALEAITAATGLVLPGVAHALRTEARRTQTEIERQIGEGDEELTALVQGLEHQYDAVAGAETRGSLVAEPVDLPSADELGREFERFLAEREGDA